In Oryza glaberrima chromosome 8, OglaRS2, whole genome shotgun sequence, the following are encoded in one genomic region:
- the LOC127782529 gene encoding uncharacterized protein LOC127782529 has translation MRSVVRSLRQLRRFGQLHAERHSSTNRLIKQQNALVLCSSASSSMSTLCCNREIGRYVSPSVEILRSSFSTVAADSIKDVARGGPMVEYERRIASGELVDGDNFQIDTIQHLQRLYEELVENEEACQLDRYQSSEKSGRRRWLWSRLITQPSTYSPVQGLYMYGGVGTGKTMLMDLFYEQLPANWRKKRIHFHDFMLNVHSRLQMHKGVSDPLEVVAAEISDEAIILCLDEFMVTDVADAMILNRLFRHLFSKGVILVSTSNRAPDQLYEGGLQRDLFLPFIDTLKERCIAHPIGSAVDYRQLGSAEQGFYFIGKQYSLLKQKLQTLIGDEEPRPQTVEVVMGRQLQVPLGANGIAYFPFEDLCDRPLGAADYFGLFKKFHTLALDGIPKFGSQNRTAAYRFVTLVDVMYENKARLLCTADAAPIELFENIVTVAEARKISPRSSRSQKTDDPDLCVDNELGFAKDRTISRLTEINSREYLEDFEAKLRQPLQGVDNDIDVVLA, from the exons ATGAGATCAGTAGTTCGGTCGCTTCGCCAGCTCCGGCGATTCGGCCAGCTCCATGCAGAGAGACACTCATCAACGAATAGATTGATCAAGCAGCAGAATGCTCTAGTGCTGTGCAGTTCAGCTTCCAGTTCAATGAGCACATTATGTTGTAATAGAGAAATTGGCAGATATGTGAGCCCAAGTGTGGAAATACTGAGGTCCAGCTTTTCCACTGTGGCAGCTGATTCAATCAAAG ATGTTGCAAGAGGTGGTCCGATGGTGGAATATGAAAGGAGAATAGCATCAGGGGAGCTTGTGGATGGTGATAACTTTCAG ATTGATACTATTCAACATTTACAAAGGCTCTATGAGGAGCTGGTTGAGAATGAAGAAGCTTGCCAACTGGACAGATACCAGTCATCTGAGAAATCTGGAAG GCGTAGATGGCTATGGTCCCGCCTCATTACCCAGCCTTCTACCTATTCTCCGGTGCAGGGGCTGTATATGTACGGAGGTGTTGGTACTGGGAAGACAATGCTTATGGACTTGTTCTATGAGCAATT gcCAGCTAATTGGAGAAAGAAGCGCATTCACTTTCACGATTTCATGCTAAACGTACATAGTCGTCTTCAG ATGCATAAAGGTGTTTCAGATCCCCTTGAGGTGGTGGCAGCTGAGATTTCCGATGAGGCCATCATATTATGTCTTGATGAGTTTATG GTAACTGATGTTGCTGATGCTATGATATTGAACCGGCTATTCAGACATTTGTTCAGCAAAGGCGtt attctTGTTTCAACGTCTAATCGTGCTCCGGATCAGCTTTACGAGGGTGGTTTGCAGCGAGACCTTTTCTTACCTTTCATTGACACGTTGAAA GAAAGGTGCATTGCACATCCCATTGGCTCTGCAGTAGACTATCGTCAATTGGGTTCT GCTGAACAGGGTTTCTATTTTATCGGAAAACAATACTCACTTCTTAAACAGAAGTTGCAAACATTAATTGGAGATGAGGAACCTAGACCTCAGACAGTTGAAGTTGTTATGGGACGGCAATTGCAG GTTCCACTGGGAGCAAATGGGATTGCATATTTCCCATTTGAAGATCTTTGTGATAGGCCTTTAGGTGCAGCTGATTATTTTGGGCTGTTCA AAAAGTTTCACACCTTGGCACTTGATGGCATTCCTAAGTTTGGGTCTCAGAACCGAACAGCAGCTTATCGGTTTGTCACATTGGTTGAT GTTATGTACGAGAACAAAGCAAGGTTATTATGTACAGCAGACGCTGCACCAATAGAACTATTTGAGAATATAGTGACAGTTGCTGAAGCACGAAAAATTTCTCCTAGATCTTCACGGTCGCAGAAAACTGATGATCCTGACTTGTGTGTGGACAATGAGCTAGGATTTGCCAAGGATCGAACAATTAGTAG GTTGACAGAGATCAACAGTAGAGAGTACTTGGAGGACTTTGAAGCGAAATTGCGACAGCCCTTACAAGgtgtagataatgatattgaTGTTGTACTAGCGTAA